Proteins from a genomic interval of Flammeovirgaceae bacterium SG7u.111:
- a CDS encoding phosphotransferase: MNEYFRSIILQRTGASSLVEKEMIQKLWSGYGKIMRVGLENASVDSVVVKHVQVPIYKNHPRGWNTDIGHQRKVKSYKVETTWYDLYSKNSTARLPQCLAIDTKEDEVLMVLEDLDAVGYHLRKHVVTWEDIAECLAWLAQFHASYLGKPPDGLWEIGTYWHLETRLQELAVLNDQRLREAAPVINEKLNSCTYQTFVHGDAKLANFCFANDGQVAGVDFQYVGGGCGMKDVAYFIGSCLNESECERLEARILDTYFGHLQNELEERNEALEREWRSLYRIAWADFHRFLKGWSPGHWKINSYSERITAEVINNL, translated from the coding sequence ATGAATGAATATTTTAGATCAATCATCCTGCAGAGAACAGGCGCATCTTCTTTAGTTGAAAAAGAGATGATCCAGAAATTGTGGAGTGGGTACGGGAAAATCATGCGAGTTGGGTTGGAGAACGCTTCTGTCGATAGTGTAGTGGTAAAACACGTTCAGGTGCCCATCTATAAGAATCATCCCCGAGGGTGGAACACGGATATCGGTCATCAACGAAAGGTGAAATCGTACAAAGTAGAAACCACATGGTATGACCTATACAGTAAAAATAGTACCGCCCGTCTGCCCCAATGCTTGGCCATTGATACGAAAGAGGATGAGGTGCTAATGGTGTTGGAGGATTTGGATGCTGTTGGTTATCACTTGCGAAAGCATGTTGTCACATGGGAAGATATAGCTGAGTGCTTGGCATGGTTGGCGCAATTTCATGCAAGTTATTTGGGGAAACCCCCAGATGGGCTTTGGGAAATAGGCACCTATTGGCATTTGGAAACCAGATTGCAGGAATTGGCAGTATTGAATGACCAACGATTGAGGGAGGCAGCTCCGGTTATTAATGAAAAACTGAATAGCTGCACGTACCAAACGTTTGTACACGGGGATGCCAAGCTGGCAAACTTCTGTTTTGCTAATGATGGCCAAGTCGCCGGGGTAGATTTTCAGTACGTAGGCGGCGGGTGTGGGATGAAAGATGTGGCGTATTTTATAGGAAGTTGTCTGAACGAAAGTGAGTGTGAACGCTTGGAAGCACGAATCTTGGATACCTATTTCGGGCATTTACAAAATGAACTTGAGGAAAGAAATGAAGCGCTTGAGAGGGAATGGCGGTCTTTGTACCGGATAGCCTGGGCGGATTTTCATCGCTTCCTGAAAGGATGGAGCCCCGGTCACTGGAAAATTAATAGCTATAGTGAACGCATAACAGCAGAAGTGATCAATAACTTATAG
- a CDS encoding transposase: MVKFTDVELLTCYFFALLEEEKTQVSKIYGYITKYWKSWFPDLPSYQAFNNRLNRLSDVLPLLIEVLLCYNAGLHINDGNDYSIDSFPIILCKGNRYGKVARNISTKTYSKTKGIYYYGVKMHCLVQNRPNSLPIPKWVGVTAATAHDITVFKELLPPMTAVNVFGDKAYLSKEVAGLCEERNIRLLCPPKRKKGGTEWERRYNEAFISFWGKAVSRTRQAVEVFFSWLIEKVDIQNASKVRSEKGLMVHAFGKFASALFILMGF, translated from the coding sequence GTGGTAAAGTTTACTGATGTTGAACTATTGACGTGTTATTTCTTTGCTCTGCTGGAAGAAGAGAAAACCCAGGTTTCTAAAATATATGGATACATCACTAAATATTGGAAAAGCTGGTTTCCTGACCTCCCTAGCTACCAAGCATTTAATAACCGTTTAAACCGATTGTCCGACGTTTTGCCATTGTTGATAGAGGTATTGCTCTGCTATAATGCTGGTTTACATATAAATGATGGGAATGACTATTCTATAGATTCGTTTCCCATTATACTCTGTAAAGGAAACCGGTATGGAAAAGTAGCCAGAAATATCTCTACAAAAACGTATTCCAAGACCAAAGGGATTTACTATTATGGCGTCAAGATGCACTGCTTGGTCCAAAACCGCCCCAACTCCTTGCCCATACCGAAATGGGTAGGTGTCACTGCCGCTACGGCACATGATATCACCGTTTTTAAAGAGCTGCTCCCACCAATGACAGCGGTAAATGTATTTGGGGACAAGGCATACCTCAGCAAGGAAGTGGCAGGGTTATGTGAGGAAAGAAATATCCGGCTTTTATGTCCTCCAAAGAGAAAAAAGGGCGGAACGGAATGGGAAAGGCGATATAATGAGGCCTTTATATCATTTTGGGGCAAAGCTGTATCAAGAACTAGACAGGCTGTAGAAGTCTTCTTTAGTTGGTTGATTGAAAAAGTCGACATTCAAAATGCATCAAAAGTAAGGTCAGAAAAAGGGCTGATGGTTCACGCTTTTGGAAAATTTGCTTCAGCCCTTTTTATTTTAATGGGATTTTAA
- a CDS encoding permease: protein MNLKKGQHLAEALNFFIYDTTKILILLFVVIFFMGIVNSYFPIDKVKSYLSRNKLYGLEYLMASLFGVVTPFCSCSSVPLFIGFVRGGIPLGVTFAFLVTSPLVNEVAIGLFIGLFGLKTTTIYVISGILLGTVSGLILQKLSLERFLTPWVKEVLANAQREEDIFQAEKQSLVQRLPIIWAEVLKILKGIIPYVLVGIAIGGLMHGYIPEGFFEQYMDKDNLFAVPIATVLAVPMYSNASGILPVVQVLVNKGIPLGTAIAFMMGVVGLSLPEAMLLKKVMTLKLIAIFFGIVTLCIIVSGYLFNILL from the coding sequence TTGAATCTAAAAAAAGGGCAACATTTAGCAGAAGCCTTAAATTTCTTTATTTATGACACCACAAAGATTCTAATCCTACTTTTTGTCGTCATCTTTTTTATGGGAATAGTCAATAGTTACTTCCCCATAGACAAGGTTAAAAGCTATCTGTCGAGAAATAAACTATACGGATTGGAATACCTTATGGCAAGTCTTTTTGGTGTGGTAACACCTTTTTGTTCTTGCTCATCAGTTCCTTTATTCATCGGGTTTGTGAGAGGCGGAATTCCATTAGGTGTAACCTTTGCTTTTTTGGTTACTTCACCTCTGGTCAACGAAGTGGCAATTGGGCTTTTTATTGGCTTGTTTGGTTTAAAAACAACAACCATTTATGTGATTAGTGGTATTTTGTTAGGCACTGTTTCGGGCCTTATCCTCCAAAAATTAAGCTTGGAGCGTTTCTTGACCCCTTGGGTAAAAGAAGTATTGGCAAATGCGCAAAGAGAGGAAGATATCTTTCAAGCAGAAAAACAATCCCTTGTACAACGTTTGCCAATCATTTGGGCAGAAGTGCTAAAAATCCTTAAAGGCATTATCCCTTATGTTTTAGTGGGCATCGCAATTGGTGGGCTAATGCACGGTTATATTCCAGAAGGTTTTTTTGAACAATATATGGACAAAGACAACCTATTCGCTGTACCTATTGCTACTGTCTTGGCTGTGCCAATGTACTCAAATGCATCAGGCATACTTCCTGTAGTGCAAGTATTGGTCAATAAAGGAATTCCCTTAGGGACGGCTATCGCATTTATGATGGGAGTTGTTGGTCTTTCTTTGCCGGAAGCAATGCTTTTAAAAAAAGTAATGACCCTAAAGCTCATCGCTATCTTTTTTGGCATAGTCACACTCTGCATTATTGTTTCTGGGTATTTATTCAACATATTATTATAA
- a CDS encoding inositol monophosphatase family protein, protein MDLLQLNEIAIEAALSAAKVIWKYRNEEVKVEKKKGGISYASQVVTAVDIACEKVILSHLLPTCDQFDLALLSEETEDNGSRFEKDFFWCIDPMDGTLPFINGQPGFSVSIALVAKDGTPYIGIVFDPNTDTLYHAIKGNGAFKNGSPWEIEHRNDHLTYVTDRKLKNTPRAAEIESLLHEHVQKLGLSGVTEIAGAGSVLNAILVLENGPACMLKFPKKENGGGCIWDFAATACIYQELGLPATNFEGGRLDLNRKDGTFMNQEGVFYGNLINNANQG, encoded by the coding sequence ATGGACCTGCTACAACTTAACGAAATAGCGATAGAGGCAGCCCTTTCAGCGGCAAAAGTCATTTGGAAGTATAGGAATGAGGAGGTGAAAGTGGAGAAAAAGAAAGGTGGGATAAGCTATGCTTCACAAGTAGTGACGGCAGTTGATATAGCATGCGAAAAAGTAATTCTTTCCCACCTGCTTCCCACCTGCGACCAATTTGATTTGGCACTTTTATCGGAAGAGACCGAAGATAATGGTAGTCGATTCGAAAAAGACTTTTTCTGGTGCATTGACCCGATGGATGGAACGCTTCCTTTTATCAATGGGCAACCTGGTTTTTCTGTGTCAATTGCTTTAGTCGCCAAAGATGGGACGCCGTACATTGGAATCGTATTTGATCCGAATACGGATACATTGTACCATGCCATCAAAGGAAATGGTGCTTTTAAAAATGGCAGCCCTTGGGAAATTGAGCATAGAAATGACCACCTGACCTACGTAACAGATCGAAAGCTGAAAAATACACCTCGTGCAGCAGAAATAGAAAGCTTGCTTCACGAACATGTACAAAAGTTGGGCTTGAGTGGAGTAACAGAAATTGCTGGTGCGGGTTCAGTGCTGAATGCCATCCTTGTACTGGAAAATGGACCAGCATGTATGCTGAAGTTCCCCAAAAAAGAGAATGGTGGAGGGTGCATATGGGACTTTGCCGCCACGGCATGTATTTACCAAGAACTGGGATTACCCGCAACGAATTTTGAAGGAGGAAGATTGGACTTGAATAGAAAGGACGGTACGTTTATGAACCAAGAAGGGGTCTTTTATGGTAATTTAATTAATAATGCGAATCAAGGGTAG
- a CDS encoding nitrophenyl compound nitroreductase subunit ArsF family protein, with protein MKTVKIFSVLVLSLLLTSCYGQGKSTTSPTDESISKIEVLDFHSTHRCMTCKAIEANTSYTLNTFFSQELKEGQITFQVINIDEKENEKIAEKFEAAGTALFLNVIKNGKETKIDLTDFAFMKGTKQEAFSKELKEKIATELKTL; from the coding sequence ATGAAAACAGTTAAGATTTTTTCGGTTTTAGTATTGAGCTTACTACTCACATCTTGCTACGGACAAGGCAAAAGCACTACATCTCCCACAGATGAATCTATTTCAAAAATTGAAGTGCTGGATTTTCACTCAACACACAGGTGCATGACCTGCAAGGCAATTGAGGCAAACACAAGCTACACGCTGAACACCTTTTTTTCACAGGAATTGAAAGAAGGCCAAATCACGTTTCAGGTTATCAATATAGACGAAAAGGAGAATGAAAAAATAGCCGAAAAATTTGAGGCAGCGGGAACAGCACTATTCTTAAACGTAATTAAAAATGGAAAAGAAACTAAAATAGATCTAACCGATTTTGCTTTTATGAAGGGAACTAAGCAAGAAGCTTTTTCTAAAGAACTGAAAGAGAAAATCGCAACGGAATTAAAGACACTCTAG
- a CDS encoding aromatic aminobenezylarsenical efflux permease ArsG family transporter, with translation MDFLQSLLENYNIPIVSAFILGLMTAISPCPLATNITATAFISKNISSKRKVFLSGILYSVGRGFSYTAIGLILFFGASKFHIARFFNQNGEKYLGPLLIIIGLIMLNIIKLNFLGTLNIQEKLSEKLKGKGLLGSFLIGVVFALAFCPYSGALFFGMLVPMTIASADGLYLPIVFAFGTGLPVILFTYLLAFTAGKVGIFYNKITKIEKAMRTVAGIVFIITGLYYIFIFTGILE, from the coding sequence ATGGACTTTTTGCAATCGCTTTTAGAGAACTATAATATTCCAATAGTATCGGCATTTATACTCGGACTAATGACAGCCATTAGTCCGTGCCCTTTGGCGACCAACATAACTGCCACTGCATTTATTTCTAAAAACATTTCGAGCAAGCGAAAGGTATTTTTAAGCGGAATATTATACTCCGTGGGAAGAGGGTTTAGCTATACTGCAATTGGCTTGATATTATTTTTTGGCGCAAGTAAGTTCCATATTGCCCGATTTTTCAATCAAAATGGAGAAAAGTATTTAGGTCCTTTGCTGATAATCATTGGCTTGATTATGCTAAATATTATAAAGCTCAATTTTTTAGGGACATTAAATATTCAAGAAAAACTTTCTGAAAAGTTGAAAGGCAAAGGGCTATTAGGATCTTTTTTGATAGGTGTGGTTTTCGCCTTAGCATTTTGCCCTTACAGTGGAGCATTGTTTTTTGGCATGTTGGTCCCCATGACAATCGCATCAGCAGATGGGCTTTATCTGCCTATTGTATTTGCATTTGGCACGGGCTTGCCTGTAATCCTTTTTACTTATTTATTAGCTTTTACAGCAGGAAAAGTTGGTATATTCTACAACAAAATCACAAAAATTGAAAAAGCAATGCGAACCGTCGCAGGTATTGTTTTCATCATAACTGGACTTTATTACATTTTCATTTTCACGGGAATATTGGAGTAG
- a CDS encoding PAS domain S-box protein has product MKSPEIPKNDLERLKELESYQLIGLAEDEDYDFITSMAAQICGTKISLISLITEDKQWFLSHHGVEVRETPKDYSFCAHAINKPNEPFIVEDARKDMRFQDNPFTTGDPYVIFYAGIPLVTNDGYPLGTLCTIDDTPKKLDKSQLEQLKKLARQAVKFFEARKKSIELDILNEELDKKNILLQNIQEANELGMWELDIISGKIIWSDIIYDIHEVPKSFNPNKTSGLEFYHPDYKPIISEAVAQCSVDGKPYDLVCQMITAKENLIWVRATGRKVGDKLVGSFQDITNIKQNEIRYKSTIEGTNVGTCEWNVQTGEIVFNDRWAEIVGYTLEELAPLSIETWMNLAHPDDLEESRRRLNDCFEKKAEYYEFEARMKHKEGHWVWVYDRGKVFEWSEDGKPLMMYGTHQDISERKYEQERLRISEEAFRGNFENAAIGMALLDEKGKWLEVNTKVCEIVGYTQEELLELTFQDITHPDDLNTDLALLHELIEDKRDHYQMEKRYFHKDGHIVHILLAVSMVKNKEGNVLHFISQIIDISESKKLLSDIEYQRNLLSALYNLSPIGIALTEYETGKFLDVNDKLLEPTGYAKEEFLALSYWDTTPKEYEPFEATALQQIESKGSYDLFEKEYIRKDGSRYPIALQGVIIKDSNEKKLIWSFVRDISKEKEHERKLQEAISSLQAILDASKQVAIIATDKEGTITLFNSGAEQLLGYKAEEVVGKHNPGLIHLTEEVERQSKELSVKYNEEIKDFETFVYEAKIGVPTTREWTYVRKDGSTFPVLLSVNAILDHDEIVEYLGVATDISELKKIEKEIKSLLDITNQQNERLRNFAHIVSHNLRSHSGGISEIINLIQMRHPDIFNSELFDFLNKGAENLKQTVHDLTKIIKVNLTKSDVSKVNIHEVIQKNTESLNILIKKAQFEIINNIDKDLVVKGVPAYLDSIVLNMITNAIKYRSKERPGYLKIYANMEESTVAISFEDNGLGIDLKKHGDKLFGMYKTFHYHHDSRGVGLFLTKNQIENMGGKIDVKSEVNVGTTFKITLIK; this is encoded by the coding sequence ATGAAAAGTCCTGAAATACCAAAAAATGACTTGGAACGACTAAAAGAACTGGAAAGTTATCAATTGATTGGACTTGCCGAAGATGAAGATTATGACTTTATCACTTCTATGGCCGCTCAAATATGTGGTACAAAAATATCTTTAATTAGCCTAATCACTGAAGATAAGCAGTGGTTCCTTTCTCATCATGGCGTGGAAGTACGCGAAACGCCAAAAGACTATTCTTTTTGCGCCCACGCTATCAATAAACCTAATGAACCATTCATTGTAGAGGATGCCCGTAAAGATATGCGGTTTCAAGACAACCCTTTTACCACCGGTGATCCGTATGTCATCTTCTATGCAGGTATTCCCTTAGTCACAAACGATGGCTATCCCCTAGGTACACTTTGCACAATTGATGACACACCTAAAAAGCTCGACAAATCACAGCTAGAACAGCTTAAAAAATTAGCGAGGCAGGCAGTAAAGTTTTTTGAAGCCAGAAAAAAAAGCATTGAGCTTGATATTCTGAATGAAGAGCTGGATAAAAAGAATATATTACTCCAAAACATACAAGAAGCGAATGAGTTGGGTATGTGGGAACTGGATATTATATCGGGCAAAATTATCTGGAGCGATATCATTTATGACATACACGAAGTGCCTAAGAGTTTTAACCCTAACAAAACAAGTGGACTAGAGTTTTACCACCCTGACTACAAACCTATAATTTCAGAGGCTGTGGCACAGTGCAGTGTAGATGGTAAACCCTATGACTTAGTATGCCAAATGATCACCGCTAAAGAAAATTTGATTTGGGTACGGGCTACAGGCAGGAAAGTGGGCGATAAACTCGTTGGTAGCTTTCAGGACATCACCAACATAAAGCAGAATGAAATTAGGTATAAATCCACAATCGAGGGCACCAATGTGGGTACCTGCGAGTGGAATGTGCAAACAGGTGAGATAGTGTTCAATGATCGATGGGCTGAAATCGTGGGCTATACACTAGAAGAACTTGCTCCTTTGAGTATAGAAACCTGGATGAACTTAGCCCACCCTGATGACCTGGAAGAATCTAGACGCAGGCTAAATGATTGTTTTGAGAAAAAGGCAGAGTACTATGAGTTTGAAGCTCGTATGAAGCATAAAGAAGGGCATTGGGTATGGGTGTATGACAGGGGAAAGGTTTTTGAATGGAGTGAGGATGGAAAGCCTTTGATGATGTATGGTACCCATCAGGATATTTCCGAAAGGAAGTATGAGCAAGAGAGGCTGCGCATAAGTGAAGAAGCTTTCAGGGGAAATTTCGAAAATGCGGCGATTGGAATGGCTTTGCTGGACGAAAAGGGAAAATGGCTAGAAGTAAATACTAAAGTCTGTGAAATAGTTGGGTATACACAAGAGGAATTATTAGAACTTACATTTCAAGATATTACACATCCTGATGATTTAAATACTGATTTGGCACTTTTGCATGAACTTATTGAAGATAAAAGGGATCATTATCAAATGGAAAAACGATACTTCCATAAAGACGGACATATCGTCCATATCCTATTGGCAGTATCTATGGTAAAGAATAAAGAGGGTAATGTGCTCCATTTTATTTCGCAAATAATAGATATTTCCGAAAGCAAAAAACTCCTTTCAGATATTGAATACCAAAGAAACTTGTTATCTGCTTTATACAATTTATCTCCGATAGGAATAGCCTTAACTGAATACGAAACTGGTAAGTTTTTAGACGTAAATGATAAATTACTGGAACCAACAGGCTATGCAAAGGAGGAGTTCTTAGCACTTAGCTATTGGGATACCACCCCTAAAGAGTATGAGCCATTTGAAGCTACTGCGCTGCAACAAATTGAAAGCAAAGGAAGCTATGATCTCTTTGAAAAAGAATACATTCGTAAAGATGGCTCACGGTACCCAATAGCTCTTCAGGGAGTGATAATAAAGGATAGCAATGAAAAAAAACTAATTTGGTCTTTTGTAAGGGATATTAGCAAGGAAAAAGAACATGAAAGGAAGCTACAAGAAGCAATTTCCAGTTTGCAAGCTATTCTGGACGCAAGCAAACAGGTTGCCATTATCGCTACCGATAAAGAGGGTACAATAACTTTGTTCAACTCCGGTGCTGAACAGCTACTTGGGTACAAAGCAGAAGAAGTTGTCGGCAAACACAATCCAGGACTTATTCACCTTACCGAAGAGGTAGAAAGGCAGAGTAAAGAACTGTCAGTAAAGTACAATGAAGAAATAAAAGACTTTGAAACCTTTGTCTATGAAGCTAAAATTGGTGTACCCACAACCAGAGAATGGACCTATGTAAGAAAAGACGGTTCAACTTTTCCTGTACTACTCTCAGTTAACGCCATACTTGATCACGATGAAATAGTAGAGTATTTAGGCGTGGCAACAGACATTAGTGAATTAAAAAAGATAGAGAAAGAGATCAAGTCTTTACTTGACATTACGAATCAGCAAAATGAAAGACTCCGCAATTTTGCCCATATTGTATCGCACAACCTGCGGTCGCACAGTGGAGGTATTTCTGAAATTATTAATTTAATTCAAATGAGGCATCCAGATATATTCAATAGTGAATTATTTGATTTTCTTAATAAAGGAGCCGAAAATCTGAAACAGACTGTACATGATTTAACAAAAATAATAAAAGTGAATTTAACAAAGTCTGATGTTTCAAAAGTAAATATCCATGAAGTCATTCAAAAAAACACAGAGAGTCTGAACATACTAATAAAAAAAGCGCAATTTGAAATCATCAATAATATAGACAAAGACCTTGTTGTCAAGGGTGTTCCTGCATACCTTGATAGTATTGTGCTAAATATGATCACGAATGCTATAAAATATAGAAGCAAAGAAAGACCAGGCTATCTGAAGATTTATGCAAATATGGAAGAATCCACGGTGGCTATATCTTTCGAAGATAACGGACTGGGCATAGACCTGAAAAAACATGGTGACAAACTGTTTGGGATGTACAAAACATTCCATTATCACCATGATTCCAGAGGTGTAGGCTTATTCCTTACCAAAAACCAAATAGAAAATATGGGTGGTAAAATAGATGTAAAAAGTGAAGTAAACGTAGGTACAACTTTTAAAATAACTCTAATAAAATGA
- a CDS encoding response regulator: protein MKKIDLACIVEDDPMHLFITQNYIELSGLVEKIIVCENGKEAYSTLKIMIQNSEKLPEIIFLDLNMPVWDGWQFLDEFTQIPIEQKITIYILTSSNNEEDIKRAERYSLTSNYLIKPIDQSRLKNVLTELVNN from the coding sequence ATGAAGAAGATAGACTTAGCTTGTATTGTAGAAGATGATCCAATGCATTTGTTCATAACTCAGAATTATATCGAACTATCAGGACTTGTCGAAAAAATTATAGTTTGTGAAAATGGTAAGGAGGCATACTCCACATTAAAAATCATGATCCAGAATAGCGAAAAATTGCCCGAAATCATTTTTCTGGATTTGAACATGCCCGTTTGGGATGGATGGCAGTTTCTGGACGAATTCACTCAAATACCGATAGAACAAAAAATTACTATTTATATTTTAACAAGTTCAAATAACGAAGAAGATATTAAAAGAGCTGAACGGTATAGTTTAACAAGTAACTACTTAATCAAACCAATTGATCAAAGTCGATTGAAAAATGTTTTGACAGAGCTTGTTAATAATTAA
- a CDS encoding Crp/Fnr family transcriptional regulator, which yields MKEQIKKYFNRYVEFSDAEIDDVCSKLASKTFQKKDYILKEGQVCKKKYFIINGLVRSFYIDNKGNEKITQFALENWWITNMESFISQTPSLSSIQALEKTQILMINKEDLENLYTSIPKLERLFRIITENMLIAIQRRNDIYLQMKSKDRYDDLTSSFPNFTQRVPQYMIASYLEITPEYLSELRKN from the coding sequence ATGAAAGAACAAATCAAAAAGTATTTCAATCGATATGTTGAGTTTAGTGATGCTGAAATAGACGATGTTTGTTCTAAGTTAGCATCAAAAACATTTCAAAAAAAAGATTACATACTTAAGGAAGGGCAAGTATGTAAAAAAAAATATTTCATCATAAATGGATTAGTTCGCTCTTTTTACATTGACAATAAAGGAAATGAAAAAATAACTCAATTTGCCCTTGAAAATTGGTGGATAACAAATATGGAAAGTTTTATCAGCCAAACACCTTCTCTTTCATCTATTCAAGCCCTTGAGAAAACTCAAATATTAATGATTAACAAAGAAGACTTAGAAAATCTATACACTTCTATTCCAAAACTTGAAAGGTTATTCAGAATCATTACTGAAAATATGCTAATTGCTATTCAACGCAGAAATGACATCTATTTACAAATGAAAAGTAAAGATCGATATGATGATTTGACAAGCAGTTTTCCAAATTTTACCCAGAGAGTTCCTCAATATATGATTGCCTCATATCTGGAAATCACACCTGAATATTTAAGTGAACTAAGAAAAAATTAA
- a CDS encoding transposase codes for METGYTRLTARQWQYIKEYLPVERKRKYDLRDVVDSILYCMRSGQQWRSLSGEGRPPWNVVWNVYIYWYGNKRSQSRILR; via the coding sequence ATGGAAACAGGATATACCCGCTTGACCGCCCGGCAATGGCAATATATAAAAGAATATCTTCCCGTGGAAAGGAAACGCAAATATGACCTCAGGGACGTGGTAGACTCGATCTTGTACTGCATGCGCAGCGGACAGCAGTGGCGCAGCCTCTCGGGCGAGGGACGCCCTCCTTGGAACGTGGTATGGAATGTCTACATTTATTGGTACGGAAATAAGAGGTCGCAATCACGTATATTGCGATAA
- a CDS encoding metalloregulator ArsR/SmtB family transcription factor, with protein MKRSLEHIEYKEDTEALAKFAKALGHPTRIAILKHLENQSCCFTGDLVDVLPISQSTVSQHLKELKNAGLIQGELNPPKIKYCINQENWNIAKTLFQQFFS; from the coding sequence ATGAAAAGAAGCTTAGAACATATAGAATATAAGGAGGATACAGAAGCATTGGCAAAATTTGCTAAAGCACTAGGTCACCCTACTCGCATAGCTATTTTAAAACATCTCGAAAACCAATCTTGCTGTTTTACGGGAGATTTAGTTGATGTATTACCGATTTCACAATCAACCGTCTCGCAACATTTAAAAGAATTGAAAAATGCAGGCTTGATTCAAGGAGAGTTAAACCCTCCAAAAATAAAGTATTGCATCAATCAAGAAAACTGGAACATTGCCAAAACGTTGTTCCAACAATTTTTTAGTTGA
- a CDS encoding thioredoxin family protein, with product MSKIIKVLGTGCPKCKTMTSIVQNVVEENHIDATIEKVEDIMEIMKFNVMATPALVINGEITIKGRVPSKEEVLALLN from the coding sequence ATGAGCAAAATAATTAAAGTTTTAGGGACAGGCTGCCCAAAATGCAAGACAATGACAAGTATTGTTCAAAATGTAGTCGAAGAAAACCATATTGATGCTACCATCGAAAAAGTAGAAGACATAATGGAAATCATGAAATTCAATGTAATGGCCACGCCAGCCTTGGTGATAAATGGCGAGATAACAATAAAAGGAAGAGTGCCTTCAAAAGAGGAAGTCTTGGCTCTTTTGAATTAA
- a CDS encoding carboxymuconolactone decarboxylase family protein gives MERITFSQIPKGMVEKLMGIENYIKESALDLQLLELMRLRVAQINKCAYCIDMHYKELKHTGETELRMSTISVWNETPFFTEKEKVVLKFTEALTEINEKDISDEIFDPLTKFFDTEEICNLTFAVSQLNTWTRLVRTFKFTAGNYEVKK, from the coding sequence ATGGAACGAATTACATTTAGCCAGATTCCAAAAGGAATGGTGGAAAAATTAATGGGAATTGAAAACTACATTAAAGAATCAGCATTAGATTTACAGCTTTTAGAGCTAATGCGCTTACGAGTGGCTCAAATTAACAAATGTGCATACTGTATTGATATGCATTACAAGGAATTAAAACATACAGGAGAAACCGAACTACGCATGTCAACTATTAGTGTTTGGAATGAAACTCCATTCTTTACCGAAAAAGAAAAAGTAGTCCTTAAATTTACAGAAGCCTTGACTGAAATAAATGAAAAAGATATTTCAGATGAAATTTTTGATCCTCTAACTAAATTCTTTGACACGGAAGAAATTTGCAACTTAACTTTTGCTGTCTCTCAATTAAATACCTGGACAAGATTAGTCAGAACCTTCAAATTTACAGCAGGGAATTATGAAGTAAAGAAATAA